The window CCGGAGAACGGTCTCGCCTTCCATATCCTGATCCCACATATGAAGGGGATACTCAATGGGGATCTCGCCGAGGGGGCGGGGTTCCTGGATCTTACCGTCGGCGGCGCATCCACCCATAGCCACACAGCCCGCTACCCAGAGGCCTACCGAACGGCGGCTACCCCTGAGCCCTGTCGAATCGTCTGGAATTCGCTTCAATCGTCTTCCCCGAGCCGGGTCGCGTTGCCGAGTTCATACAGAAGGTCGAGAGCCTCTTTCGGACTCAGTTCATTCGGATCGATGGCCTTAAGTCGGGTCACCGTCGGATGCTCGACCTGAAACATAGAGAGCTGTTCCTGCGGCCCCTCCGAGTCTGGGCCATGCGCCCCATGTCGACCGAGTCCCTCCCCACCACTGGTATGTGTTCCCTCGAGCTCCGCGAGAAGTTCCCGGGCCCTCGATACGATCCCGTCGGGCAGACCAGCGAGCCGCGCGACCTGAATTCCATATGATCGATCAGCGCCTCCGTCTGCGAGTCGCCTAAGAAATACGATCTCCTCACCTACCTCACGAACGGAAACATTCATGTTTTTCACACCATCGAGCTGATCGCCCAGCTGGGTGAGCTCATGGTAGTGAGTCGCGAAGATCGTCTTCGCACCAATGTGTTCGTGAATGTGCTCGGTGACCGCCCAGGCGATCGACACCCCGTCGTAGGTCGACGTGCCTCGCCCGATTTCATCGAGCAGTACGAGGCTCCGATCAGTCGCGCCGTGGACGATGGCCGCGGTCTCGCTCATCTCCACCATAAAGGTGGACTGCCCGCGGGCCAGATTGTCCGACGCACCCACGCGGGTGAAAATCCGATCTGACACCGGTAGTCGGGCCGCGTCGGCGGGGACGAAAGAACCCAGTTGGCCAAGCAGTTGGATAAGGCCGATCTGCCTCAAGACTGTGCTCTTGCCAGCCATGTTCGGGCCGGTGAGCACGACGATGTGCCCGTGATCATCGAGTACGATGTCGTTGGGAATGAATTCGTCGCGCGGCATCATGGTCTCGACGACAGGATGCCGACCCGCCCGAATCTCCAGGTCGAAGCCCGTATGGATCTCCGGGCGAACGTATTGATGGCGGACGGCTATGTGGGCGAAGGCGGACAGGACGTCGAGCGCCGCAATCCTGGCGCCGGAATCCTGCAGCCTCGGAACGGCTCCGGCGACCTGGGCTCGCACTCCGGCAAAAAGCTCGACCTCGAGCTGCCCGATACGATCTTCGGCCCCGAAGACCTTCTCCTCCCATTCCTTGAGTTCCGGAGTGAAGTAGCGCTCGCCGTTCGTGAGGGTCTGCTTCCGGACGAAGTCATCAGGCACCTTGTCGAGGTTGGCCTTGGTCACCTCGAGATAGTATCCGAACACTTTGTTGAAACCGACCTTCAGGGACGAGATGCCCGACCGCTCGCGCTCCCGAGTCTGAAGGCTCGCAATGAAGTCGCGTGCACCGTCCCGGACGGCACGGATCTCATCAAGCTCTTGCGACCAACCCGTCCGGATCACGCCCCCGTCGTGAAGTGCCGCCGGGGGATCATCGGCAACCGCCGATGCGAGCAATTCGAGCACGTCCTTCATGCAGTCGAGGTCGGTGCCGAGACTTTGGGTCAGGTCAGACGACGCGTTACCGGCCGCTTCAGCAACCGCAGGCAGGCTCTCAAGCGAGTTCCGAAGACTCCCGAGGTCACGGGGCCCGACCCTGAGCGTTCCAATCTTGCCGGCGAGTCGCTCCAGGTCACTCACGCCTTTTAGGGCTCTTCGCAGAGCATCTCGGAGTTCCGGCGAAGCGACGCACTCTGCCACGGCCTCCTGGCGCGTCCAGATTTCGTCGGCGACGACCAAGGGCTCCAGAATCCAGCGACGAAGGAGCCGGCCACCCATCGGGGTCACGGACCCGTCGAGAACGTCGAGAAGCGTTCCGCCTTCTTCACCGGAGCGAAGAGGCTCGATCAGTTCGAGATTTCTACGGGTCATCTCGTCGAGGAGCATCACCCGCCCTGGACGTCGGATTTGAACGGCCTTGAGGTGCGTCACACCCGCCGGACGAATCTCAGCCAGGTACTGAATCAGGGCGCCACCGGCACGAATCAGTGCGTCGTCGTGCGACTGGAAGCCAAACCCATCCAGCGACTGAACCGAATAGGCCTTGAGCAACTCGGCAGCCGCAATATCCTCCTCGAACATCCAGTCGTCACGAACGGTGCGGGGCAACGTCGAAGGCGCGGCGAAGGCAACCTCGGGGCTCTCCGCGAGGGCTCGGGGCAGAAGGACCTCAGATGGTTCGAGGCGGCCAAGCTCCGCGCGAAGCTCACCTTCGGGGACACGCTGGACCGACAGCTCTCCGGTGGACACATCGAGTGTGGCCAGTCCGTGCGAGCCATCCGGGCTCCCCACAAGCGCTACCAGAAAATTGTTACGCCGTTCGGAGAGCAGATTGTCTGCGAGAACAGTCCCCGGCGTCACGGTTTCGGTCACCTCGCGTTTGACCAAGCCCTTGGCGAGTGCCGGGTCCTCCACCTGGTCACAGATCGCGACACGCCGTCCGAGCTTGACGAGCCGCGAGAGGTAGTCGTCGAGAGCCTTCGCGGGCACACCCGCGAGCGGGACCTTCGCCGCCGCACCGTTGTTCCGTGAGGTGAGGGTGAGACCCAGGAGCTTCGCTCCCTCCTCGGCATCACCATGGAATAGCTCGTAGAAGTCGCCCACCCGAAAGAAGAGGAGCGAGTCCCGATGGCGCGACTTGGCGTCACGCCACTGCTGCATGAGCGGGGTATCAGAGGAGGCCATGCGGGAAGTTGGACGGGCTGATGGGTCCACTCAAGGCTCGGTCCGCAATTTCCGCCAAGATATACGCATATGTGCGAACGAATCCGTCGGCCCACAGACTCTGCGTCCAACTCATCTATACTCAGTTGCCCAACGGTAGGATGCTTCCGGCGGGCGCACGGTCATGACAACACAGACCTGGATCGACAAGGCGGGAGAAATGGTCGTGCGAGATGGATTGGTGGAAACCGAGATCGGTCGCACGACGGAACAGTTCGGCTTGATCGCCCACGTTTTCAGCACCTATGTGGCGTTTTGCAGCCGAGCGGACGCGTTCCACTTTCAGCGAAGGATCAACTCATTCCAGCTGATGAATGATGGTGACCGCGGGTGGATGACATTGCAGGTATTCAGTGACTGAGAGCATTTCCTGTGGCTACGAAACGACACCGCGGGTAGCCGTCGATAACGCCGACACGAGAGTACGCGAGGCGCTGACAATCGAGAGGTTCGGCGCCCTCACCGAGATCGATGTCGCCGGAGCGGTCAATGACACGCTCGGGGCGAGACGATCATGCGCCGCTCGGCGAGGATGTCGCAACCCGCCTAAGCGGGTCATCGAGCCTCTGTAGAGCAGACTCGACACACCTGAGTCAATCGCGGATCAGCAACTCTGGGCGCTCGTCACGGACGAGGGCTGCATTGACGCCCTGAGCGGCGAGCTCTTCAAGAAGATCGACCGCCGCAGACCGCTCGGCGAACCGGCCGGCCCGGACGTGGGTGAACTGACTACCTTCCACACGCACCACGCGAACATCGACGCCTGCAGCCTTCACTTCCGCGAATAGCACGAGCGCGCGCTCTTCCTCGCCGAACGCGCCGAGCTGGACGTAGTAGTTCATCGCAGGCTCGGTGGCTTCTTCAGTGACAGCGGAGTCGTCTGTCGTCGAGGCCTCCGTGGCTGAAGCCTCTGCCGCTGTAGCCGAGTCCATCGCTGACCCACTAGCAGCATGCGTAATTGGAGCCCCCTCAGGCCCAGGCGACGGACTCTCAGTCGACGTGGCCGAAGTGGCGCGGGTCGGGATGTCACCTGGCGGCGGTACCGGCCCGGCATTAGCAATCCACGCCTCAGCTCGGCCACGGGCATCTGATCGTGGATAGTCGCGGGAAAGCGTGTTCACATAATCACGGGCGGCGACCTCATCACCCATGGCGAACGCGGCCTGCGCGAGTCTCATCACGGCGTCCGGC of the Longimicrobiales bacterium genome contains:
- the mutS gene encoding DNA mismatch repair protein MutS, translated to MASSDTPLMQQWRDAKSRHRDSLLFFRVGDFYELFHGDAEEGAKLLGLTLTSRNNGAAAKVPLAGVPAKALDDYLSRLVKLGRRVAICDQVEDPALAKGLVKREVTETVTPGTVLADNLLSERRNNFLVALVGSPDGSHGLATLDVSTGELSVQRVPEGELRAELGRLEPSEVLLPRALAESPEVAFAAPSTLPRTVRDDWMFEEDIAAAELLKAYSVQSLDGFGFQSHDDALIRAGGALIQYLAEIRPAGVTHLKAVQIRRPGRVMLLDEMTRRNLELIEPLRSGEEGGTLLDVLDGSVTPMGGRLLRRWILEPLVVADEIWTRQEAVAECVASPELRDALRRALKGVSDLERLAGKIGTLRVGPRDLGSLRNSLESLPAVAEAAGNASSDLTQSLGTDLDCMKDVLELLASAVADDPPAALHDGGVIRTGWSQELDEIRAVRDGARDFIASLQTRERERSGISSLKVGFNKVFGYYLEVTKANLDKVPDDFVRKQTLTNGERYFTPELKEWEEKVFGAEDRIGQLEVELFAGVRAQVAGAVPRLQDSGARIAALDVLSAFAHIAVRHQYVRPEIHTGFDLEIRAGRHPVVETMMPRDEFIPNDIVLDDHGHIVVLTGPNMAGKSTVLRQIGLIQLLGQLGSFVPADAARLPVSDRIFTRVGASDNLARGQSTFMVEMSETAAIVHGATDRSLVLLDEIGRGTSTYDGVSIAWAVTEHIHEHIGAKTIFATHYHELTQLGDQLDGVKNMNVSVREVGEEIVFLRRLADGGADRSYGIQVARLAGLPDGIVSRARELLAELEGTHTSGGEGLGRHGAHGPDSEGPQEQLSMFQVEHPTVTRLKAIDPNELSPKEALDLLYELGNATRLGEDD
- a CDS encoding SPOR domain-containing protein; amino-acid sequence: MTGRERSLAVRGGLRVGLVSVLTAFTLLMQPDVVEAQSTLEPVEQLTRMGRTDEARDELIVWWEDERLDATRRERQRGLWLRGRLTVDPVQAELDFRRLVVLYPSGQFTPDAVMRLAQAAFAMGDEVAARDYVNTLSRDYPRSDARGRAEAWIANAGPVPPPGDIPTRATSATSTESPSPGPEGAPITHAASGSAMDSATAAEASATEASTTDDSAVTEEATEPAMNYYVQLGAFGEEERALVLFAEVKAAGVDVRVVRVEGSQFTHVRAGRFAERSAAVDLLEELAAQGVNAALVRDERPELLIRD